A genomic segment from Aerosakkonema funiforme FACHB-1375 encodes:
- a CDS encoding ATP-binding protein, with the protein MTTLLTIEIRSEQDVVMSRQLAREIAQALGFDSQDQTRIATAVSEIARNCFQYAKGGKVEFWVEGHAPPIAASFQYSSEAQLNIAAPKVSSEALKGLPKREQVLLISVEDKGTGIPNIKQILDGNYKSQTGMGLGIVGSKRLMDRFEIESSPDDGTKVVMGKNLPKRAAILTAKRLAEITQQLATKYPENSFSVSGETKFLSRPTSQLFEEIKRQNQELIRTLEELRKRQEELNQINRELEETNRGVVALYAELDEKAEFLQRANELKTHFLSNMSHEFRTPLNSILSLSRMLLDRLDGELSAEQEKQVIFIRKSAESLLDLVNDLLDLAKVEAGKIVVHTSEFEVRDLFATLRGMLRPLLSYNSSISLIIEEPKDIPTLHTDEAKVAQILRNFISNALKYTEKGEVIVKAVRNGNNVVFSVTDTGIGIALKDRERIFEEFIQVDSYIQKHVKGTGLGLSLSRRLAELLGGSVSVESELGVGSTFFATIPLVYGNGTERESAANTNWQLNSMCSPILAIEDNEETLFTYQKYFEKSIYQLIATQSLKEARYALKFFKPKAVILDIVLKEEKENAWDFISEIKSKSAIQDIPICAITAVDNERKCLALGADAFLKKPVERLLLLNKINALIEADKQQKLLVVDDNEIARYLLKEILHEAVRDGKVANCEFLVDSYPSSQSVGCLSLTEPASLPFPIVIEADSGSSGIHLAQVEHPACIFLDLVMPDMNGFEVLEQLKSNPDTKNIPVIINTSKHLVEEEISYLDSRVIAILSKENLSHEQTIASFREALTLAGIVVKNY; encoded by the coding sequence ATGACTACTCTCCTAACTATAGAAATACGCTCCGAACAAGATGTGGTAATGTCACGTCAGCTAGCGCGAGAAATTGCACAAGCTTTGGGATTTGACTCCCAAGATCAGACGCGCATTGCCACCGCAGTATCTGAAATTGCCCGCAACTGTTTTCAATACGCCAAAGGCGGAAAGGTTGAATTTTGGGTGGAGGGTCATGCGCCTCCAATAGCTGCGTCTTTTCAATATAGTTCTGAGGCACAATTAAATATTGCCGCCCCAAAAGTCAGTTCAGAAGCCTTAAAAGGCTTACCTAAGCGCGAGCAAGTGCTGCTGATTTCTGTTGAAGATAAAGGAACGGGAATCCCCAACATTAAACAAATTTTAGACGGAAACTACAAATCCCAAACTGGTATGGGATTAGGTATCGTTGGTAGCAAGCGGTTAATGGATCGCTTTGAGATCGAATCTTCGCCCGATGATGGCACTAAAGTGGTGATGGGCAAGAATTTACCAAAAAGAGCCGCTATACTTACAGCAAAACGCTTGGCGGAGATTACACAGCAATTAGCAACAAAATATCCAGAAAATTCATTTTCTGTTTCTGGAGAAACAAAATTTTTAAGCCGCCCCACGAGCCAACTCTTTGAAGAAATTAAGCGTCAAAATCAAGAGTTGATTAGGACTTTAGAGGAATTAAGAAAGCGTCAAGAAGAGTTGAATCAGATCAACCGGGAATTGGAAGAAACCAATCGCGGTGTTGTTGCTCTGTATGCAGAGCTAGATGAGAAAGCCGAATTTTTACAGCGAGCGAACGAACTCAAAACACACTTTTTGTCGAACATGAGCCACGAATTTCGCACACCGCTTAATTCGATCTTGTCTCTGTCTAGAATGCTGCTCGATCGTTTAGATGGTGAATTATCTGCCGAACAAGAAAAGCAGGTCATATTCATCCGCAAGTCAGCAGAAAGTCTCTTAGATTTAGTTAACGATTTATTGGATTTGGCCAAAGTTGAAGCCGGAAAGATTGTCGTTCATACGAGTGAATTTGAAGTAAGAGATTTATTCGCAACTTTACGGGGAATGCTGCGTCCTCTTCTGAGTTATAATTCTTCTATTTCATTAATAATTGAAGAACCGAAGGATATTCCTACCCTTCACACCGATGAAGCGAAAGTAGCCCAAATTCTCAGAAATTTTATTTCTAATGCTCTGAAATATACTGAAAAAGGTGAAGTTATCGTTAAAGCAGTAAGAAATGGCAATAATGTAGTATTTTCTGTAACGGATACCGGTATTGGGATTGCGCTCAAAGATAGAGAGCGAATTTTTGAGGAATTTATTCAAGTTGATTCTTACATTCAAAAGCACGTTAAAGGAACTGGTCTCGGGCTATCGCTATCGCGCAGATTAGCTGAATTATTGGGAGGTAGTGTATCGGTCGAGAGCGAACTCGGTGTAGGTTCCACATTTTTCGCTACGATACCTCTGGTTTACGGAAATGGGACAGAAAGAGAATCAGCAGCCAATACGAATTGGCAATTAAATTCGATGTGTTCTCCTATACTGGCGATCGAAGATAACGAAGAAACACTTTTTACTTATCAAAAGTATTTTGAAAAATCTATTTATCAACTTATTGCAACACAATCGCTGAAAGAAGCGCGATATGCACTTAAATTTTTTAAACCAAAAGCCGTAATTTTAGATATAGTTTTAAAAGAAGAAAAAGAAAATGCCTGGGATTTTATCTCGGAAATCAAGAGCAAATCGGCAATTCAAGATATCCCAATTTGTGCGATAACAGCTGTTGATAACGAGCGTAAATGTCTGGCTTTAGGAGCAGATGCGTTCCTTAAAAAACCAGTGGAGCGTCTGTTGCTTTTGAACAAAATAAACGCCCTGATCGAAGCAGATAAACAGCAGAAGTTGTTAGTTGTTGATGATAATGAAATAGCCCGCTATCTCCTCAAGGAAATTTTGCACGAAGCAGTTAGAGATGGAAAAGTAGCAAATTGCGAGTTTTTAGTTGATAGTTATCCCAGTTCTCAATCTGTAGGGTGTCTTTCGCTAACTGAGCCAGCGAGCTTACCATTTCCGATCGTCATTGAAGCAGATTCCGGTTCTAGTGGCATCCATCTGGCGCAAGTGGAACATCCCGCTTGCATTTTTCTAGATTTGGTGATGCCAGACATGAACGGTTTTGAGGTTCTAGAGCAACTAAAAAGCAATCCCGATACCAAAAATATTCCTGTAATTATTAATACTTCCAAACATCTCGTAGAAGAAGAAATAAGTTATTTAGACAGTCGTGTAATAGCAATTTTGTCTAAAGAAAATTTATCCCACGAACAGACAATCGCTTCTTTCCGAGAAGCACTTACTTTAGCTGGAATAGTTGTAAAGAATTATTAG
- a CDS encoding response regulator translates to MPQNHQIKILHVDDNETNRYVVARTLRSAGFEVEEAGTGASALRSVGEEQPDLVILDVRLPDIDGFEVCRRIKTNPATSFIPVLHLSASFVKSEDKAQGLEGGADGYLAQPVEPIELLATIKALLRIREAEESALALAKEWQTTFDAISDGVCLLDAEGKVRRCNKAMSQLLGKPETEISDRFHQEILESILGSMEETSFTRVRQTRCRENAQVQFQERWFSITADPVFDRLKAFKGAVYIVADITQRIRAESALKSSEERFRMLLENVEDYAIFFLDTDGCVTRWSAGAEGILGYKEAEIVGKSGSIIFTPEDLKSGADKHELEKAIREGRAENERWHLRKDSSRFWGSGIATPLRDETGQLRGFAKIMRDFTERKRTEDERALLLAREQHARAEAEAANRMKDEFLATLSHELRSPLNAMLGWAQLLNSRRFDESTTKKAMDIIERTARTQAQLVDDLLDVSRIIQGKLRLNVRPVELTAIIGSVLDTVRPAAEAKEILLERVLDPATGLVAGDSDRLQQVIWNLLSNAIKFTPNGGRVEVRLKRDNSQVEITVKDTGKGISPDFVPYVFDRFRQADSSMTRQYSGLGLGLAIVRHLVELHGGTVHAESKGDGMGATFTVRLPIMPMRSQASSEQERISKVEPVLPFDNPPVLNGLQVLVVDDDADTRLFLATVLEECGAKVTVASSVREAFEFIQKSKPHILVSDIGMPDEDGYSLIRKVRTLSPEQGGRIPAAALTAYARTEDRTRSLLEGFQIHIPKPVEPAELAAAVANLAGRL, encoded by the coding sequence ATGCCTCAGAATCATCAAATTAAAATATTGCACGTAGATGATAACGAAACCAATCGTTATGTAGTTGCTCGAACCCTTCGCAGTGCTGGATTTGAGGTGGAAGAAGCTGGCACGGGAGCATCTGCACTGCGCTCAGTAGGAGAGGAACAACCCGACTTAGTTATTCTTGATGTGAGGCTTCCAGATATAGACGGATTTGAAGTCTGCCGCCGGATCAAAACTAATCCTGCTACATCTTTTATTCCCGTGCTGCATCTATCTGCTAGCTTTGTGAAAAGCGAGGATAAGGCACAAGGTTTAGAAGGCGGTGCGGATGGTTATTTAGCTCAGCCGGTAGAGCCGATCGAATTGCTAGCTACCATTAAAGCATTGCTCCGTATCCGAGAGGCAGAAGAGTCCGCATTGGCTTTGGCGAAAGAATGGCAAACTACTTTTGATGCCATTAGCGATGGAGTTTGTTTGCTAGATGCGGAAGGAAAAGTGCGGCGCTGCAACAAAGCGATGTCCCAGCTTTTGGGAAAACCGGAAACCGAAATTAGCGATCGCTTCCATCAAGAAATATTGGAGAGTATCTTGGGAAGTATGGAAGAAACTTCCTTCACTCGCGTTCGACAAACTCGGTGCCGAGAGAACGCACAGGTACAGTTTCAAGAGCGATGGTTTTCCATCACCGCAGATCCAGTATTCGATCGATTAAAAGCTTTTAAAGGTGCTGTATATATTGTGGCTGACATCACCCAGCGAATTCGCGCCGAATCAGCCCTCAAATCAAGCGAAGAACGGTTTCGGATGTTGTTGGAAAATGTAGAAGATTACGCTATTTTCTTCCTGGATACCGACGGCTGCGTTACGAGATGGAGTGCTGGTGCAGAAGGTATATTAGGTTATAAAGAAGCAGAAATTGTCGGAAAATCCGGCTCGATTATTTTTACACCTGAAGACCTCAAAAGCGGCGCGGACAAGCACGAGCTGGAAAAAGCAATTAGGGAAGGTCGCGCCGAGAACGAACGCTGGCACTTGCGAAAGGACAGCAGCCGCTTTTGGGGGAGTGGCATTGCTACGCCTTTACGAGATGAGACGGGACAGTTGCGCGGTTTTGCCAAAATTATGCGCGATTTTACGGAACGCAAACGCACTGAAGACGAACGGGCCCTGTTGCTTGCCCGGGAACAGCACGCACGCGCTGAAGCAGAAGCTGCAAACCGGATGAAGGATGAGTTTTTGGCTACGCTTTCCCACGAATTGCGATCGCCTCTAAATGCTATGTTGGGATGGGCTCAGTTGCTCAACAGCCGCAGGTTTGATGAGTCAACCACAAAAAAGGCGATGGATATTATCGAGCGCACTGCCAGGACACAGGCACAATTGGTTGACGACCTGCTAGATGTTTCGCGGATTATTCAGGGTAAGCTGCGTTTAAATGTCCGTCCGGTCGAACTTACTGCGATTATCGGATCGGTTCTGGATACGGTACGCCCAGCAGCCGAAGCTAAGGAAATTTTACTCGAGCGGGTTCTCGATCCTGCAACTGGCTTGGTTGCCGGGGATTCAGACCGCTTGCAGCAGGTAATTTGGAACTTATTATCGAATGCGATTAAATTTACACCCAACGGCGGACGAGTTGAGGTTCGACTAAAACGAGATAATTCTCAGGTTGAAATTACTGTCAAAGATACGGGAAAAGGTATCAGCCCGGATTTTGTACCTTATGTTTTCGATCGCTTTCGTCAAGCAGATAGTTCGATGACTAGGCAATACAGCGGACTCGGCCTCGGTTTGGCTATTGTACGCCATTTGGTGGAACTGCACGGCGGAACAGTTCATGCCGAAAGCAAAGGAGATGGTATGGGAGCAACATTCACCGTCAGACTTCCCATTATGCCGATGCGCTCACAAGCAAGCAGCGAACAAGAGAGGATATCCAAAGTCGAACCCGTCCTACCTTTTGATAACCCTCCAGTTCTCAACGGTTTGCAGGTACTTGTGGTAGATGATGACGCCGACACGCGGCTGTTTTTGGCCACAGTACTGGAAGAATGCGGTGCTAAAGTAACCGTAGCTTCATCGGTCAGGGAGGCATTCGAGTTTATTCAAAAGTCGAAACCGCATATCCTCGTCAGCGATATCGGGATGCCGGATGAAGACGGCTACAGTTTAATCCGCAAAGTGAGAACGCTCTCGCCCGAACAAGGGGGACGCATTCCCGCAGCGGCGCTGACCGCTTATGCTAGAACTGAGGATCGGACGCGATCGCTCTTAGAAGGTTTCCAGATCCACATCCCCAAGCCTGTCGAACCAGCGGAGTTAGCCGCCGCCGTCGCTAACTTGGCCGGAAGACTTTGA
- a CDS encoding ATP synthase subunit I gives MSDSSHQPTSTNGEVLQPDSPKSKPSESMQEYYSLQQELLVATLACTGIIFISVWIFYNLNIALNYLIGACTGVVYLRMLAKDVERLGNEKQRLSKTRFALFIGLIIIATQWRQLHVIPIFLGFLTYKAALIIYTVRTTLPSDSK, from the coding sequence TTGTCAGACTCATCTCATCAACCCACCAGCACAAATGGGGAAGTTCTGCAACCCGATTCGCCGAAATCAAAACCCAGCGAATCAATGCAGGAATACTACAGCCTGCAACAAGAGTTGCTCGTAGCTACCCTAGCTTGCACAGGGATTATTTTTATTTCTGTGTGGATTTTTTACAACCTCAACATTGCCCTAAACTATTTGATTGGGGCGTGCACAGGTGTGGTTTACTTGAGAATGTTGGCTAAAGATGTTGAGCGACTTGGCAACGAGAAACAGCGTCTGAGCAAAACTCGGTTCGCCCTGTTTATTGGGTTGATTATAATAGCAACTCAATGGCGTCAGCTACACGTTATCCCCATATTTTTGGGATTTCTGACATACAAAGCCGCGCTCATCATCTATACAGTGCGAACAACCCTGCCTTCTGACTCCAAATAA
- the atpB gene encoding F0F1 ATP synthase subunit A — translation MLSVLNPFNCFTLASLEVGHHFYWELGNLKVHGQVFLTSWFVIGLLVLASLAATKNIQRIPSGIQNFMEYALEFIRDLAKNQLGEKEYRPWVPFIGTLFLFIFVSNWSGALIPWKLIKLPEGELAAPTNDINTTVALALLTSLAYFYAGFSKRGLGYFKKYIEPTPVLLPIAILEDFTKPLSLSFRLFGNILADELVVAVLVLLVPLFVPLPVMALGLFTSAIQALVFATLAAAYIHEAMEGHGGEEHEDHSH, via the coding sequence ATGCTCAGTGTCTTAAATCCCTTTAATTGTTTTACACTTGCCTCATTGGAAGTAGGACATCACTTCTACTGGGAGTTGGGCAATCTGAAAGTGCATGGGCAAGTTTTTCTCACCTCCTGGTTTGTTATCGGTCTTCTGGTGCTAGCTTCTCTAGCGGCTACTAAGAACATCCAGAGAATTCCCAGCGGCATACAAAATTTTATGGAATACGCCCTGGAATTTATTCGGGATTTGGCTAAAAACCAGTTGGGAGAAAAAGAGTACCGTCCTTGGGTGCCCTTTATTGGCACGTTGTTTTTGTTTATCTTCGTGTCGAATTGGTCGGGAGCTTTAATTCCCTGGAAGCTGATAAAGTTACCAGAAGGAGAGCTAGCTGCCCCCACTAATGACATCAATACCACAGTAGCCTTGGCATTACTAACTTCACTGGCGTATTTTTACGCTGGTTTTAGTAAGCGCGGTTTAGGGTACTTTAAGAAGTATATTGAGCCGACACCGGTTTTATTGCCGATCGCGATTCTAGAAGATTTCACCAAGCCCCTTTCCCTCAGCTTCCGTCTATTCGGGAACATTCTGGCGGATGAACTGGTAGTAGCCGTGCTGGTACTCCTAGTTCCTCTGTTTGTACCGCTGCCAGTGATGGCGTTAGGTTTGTTTACTAGCGCAATTCAAGCCCTAGTATTTGCCACCTTAGCAGCCGCCTACATTCACGAGGCGATGGAAGGGCATGGTGGTGAAGAGCATGAGGATCATTCTCATTAG
- the atpE gene encoding ATP synthase F0 subunit C, producing the protein MDPLIAAASVLAAALAIGLAAIGPGIGQGNAAGQAVEGIARQPEAEGKIRGTLLLTLAFMESLTIYGLVIALVLLFANPFA; encoded by the coding sequence ATGGATCCATTGATTGCTGCTGCTTCCGTTTTAGCTGCTGCTCTAGCAATTGGTTTGGCTGCTATTGGCCCTGGTATCGGTCAAGGTAATGCGGCAGGTCAAGCTGTGGAAGGTATTGCTCGTCAACCTGAAGCTGAAGGCAAAATTCGCGGTACTCTGCTGTTAACTCTGGCATTCATGGAATCCCTCACCATTTACGGTCTGGTAATTGCCCTGGTGCTGCTGTTTGCTAACCCATTCGCTTAA
- a CDS encoding F0F1 ATP synthase subunit B' produces the protein MFDFDATLPLMAVQFLLLAVVLNAIFYKPLTKALDDRDNYIRTNEAEARERLAKAEMLAKQYEEQLANARRQAQNAIAQAQDDAKKIAAQKIAEAQEEAAAQRVKAQQEIDEQKQAAMQELEQRVDALSRQILEKILGPELVNR, from the coding sequence ATGTTTGACTTCGACGCCACGTTGCCTTTGATGGCAGTGCAGTTTCTACTGTTGGCGGTTGTGTTGAACGCGATTTTCTATAAACCGCTGACCAAGGCATTAGACGATCGCGATAACTATATCCGCACCAACGAAGCTGAAGCTCGCGAACGCTTGGCTAAAGCTGAGATGTTGGCCAAGCAATATGAGGAACAGCTAGCGAATGCTCGCAGGCAAGCTCAAAATGCGATCGCGCAAGCTCAGGACGATGCTAAGAAAATCGCCGCTCAGAAAATTGCTGAAGCTCAAGAAGAAGCTGCGGCTCAACGAGTAAAAGCTCAGCAGGAAATAGACGAGCAAAAGCAAGCAGCTATGCAAGAACTCGAGCAAAGAGTAGATGCTCTGAGTCGTCAGATTCTCGAAAAAATCTTGGGGCCTGAATTGGTCAACAGATAG
- a CDS encoding F0F1 ATP synthase subunit B: MGTLLLLAAEAHSAGAEMAHAAEEGGFGINFDILEANLINLAILIGVLFYFGRKILTQTLSERRSRIAEAITEAEQRQRQAAEALADQQQKLAQAQAEAERIRKSAEESAQKAKEAILAQAAQDVENLKKTAGQELQTEVERANAELRQRVAALAMQRVENQLQSILDESAQQRLIDRSIASVGGGS; this comes from the coding sequence ATGGGAACTTTGTTATTACTGGCCGCAGAGGCTCACTCAGCAGGTGCTGAGATGGCTCATGCAGCTGAAGAAGGTGGTTTTGGCATAAACTTTGACATCCTCGAAGCCAACCTGATCAACCTTGCTATTCTGATTGGCGTACTGTTTTATTTTGGGCGCAAAATATTGACCCAAACATTATCAGAAAGACGCTCCAGAATTGCTGAGGCAATTACAGAAGCAGAGCAACGGCAACGGCAAGCAGCTGAAGCTTTAGCAGATCAACAGCAGAAATTAGCTCAGGCGCAAGCGGAAGCAGAAAGAATTAGGAAATCAGCAGAAGAAAGCGCTCAAAAAGCCAAAGAAGCAATTCTGGCTCAGGCAGCGCAAGATGTGGAAAACTTAAAGAAAACAGCTGGCCAAGAATTGCAAACAGAAGTAGAGCGAGCAAATGCAGAACTGCGCCAGCGCGTAGCAGCATTAGCTATGCAGCGAGTTGAAAATCAGCTGCAATCAATTTTAGATGAATCCGCTCAACAAAGATTAATTGACCGCAGCATCGCCAGCGTAGGAGGTGGATCGTGA
- the atpH gene encoding ATP synthase F1 subunit delta yields MKGSLISAEVLEPYAEALMSVAQSHNQVDKIGEDVSGLLSLLQSSPELGDFLSNPIIEAEAKKAVLQQLVGEQVHPYTMNILKLLVDRRRIMFLQGICEHFQDLLRQIKQTALAEVTSAVELSEAQRQAIVERVKALSGAQQVELKTEIDRDLIGGVIIKVGSQVLDASLRGQLRRIGMRLSAG; encoded by the coding sequence GTGAAGGGCAGTTTAATTAGCGCTGAAGTATTGGAGCCTTATGCCGAGGCGTTGATGTCTGTCGCGCAATCCCATAACCAAGTAGATAAGATTGGAGAAGATGTCAGCGGCTTGTTGAGTCTCCTCCAAAGCTCTCCAGAACTGGGGGATTTTCTGTCAAATCCCATCATAGAAGCAGAAGCGAAAAAAGCCGTGTTGCAACAGTTGGTGGGCGAGCAAGTTCATCCATACACGATGAATATTTTGAAGCTGCTCGTAGATCGGCGACGCATCATGTTTTTGCAGGGAATTTGCGAACATTTCCAAGATCTGCTGCGCCAAATTAAGCAAACAGCGTTGGCAGAAGTAACCTCAGCTGTCGAACTTTCAGAAGCACAGCGACAAGCGATCGTCGAGCGGGTAAAAGCCCTCTCCGGTGCCCAGCAAGTTGAATTGAAGACGGAAATCGATCGCGATTTAATTGGTGGTGTCATCATCAAAGTAGGGTCGCAAGTGCTGGATGCCAGTTTGCGAGGACAACTTCGTCGCATCGGAATGCGCCTGAGTGCAGGATAA
- the atpA gene encoding F0F1 ATP synthase subunit alpha: MISIRPDEISSIISQQIQQYGTEVQVSNVGTVLQVGDGIARIYGLDKVMAGELVEFEDGTIGIALNLEEDNVGAVLMGEGRNLQEGSSVKATGKIAQVPVGDALIGRVVDALGRPLDGKGEIHTSESRLIESPAPGIVARRSVYEPMQTGITAIDAMIPIGRGQRELIIGDRQTGKTSIAVDTIINQKSENVICVYVAIGQKASTVANVVNVLQERGAMDYTIVVAANANDPATLQYLAPYTGASMAEYFMYKGKHTLIIYDDLSKQAQAYRQMSLLLRRPPGREAYPGDVFYLHSRLLERAAKLSNDLGEGSMTALPIIETQAGDVSAYIPTNVISITDGQIFLTSDLFNSGLRPAVNPGISVSRVGSAAQTKAMKQVAGKLKLELAQFDDLAAFAQFASDLDKATQDQLSRGQRLRELLKQPQYSPLSVAEQVAVVYAGLNGYLDDLAVEQVAPFARSLREYLKTSKPKYIELIQTEKKLGDEAEKLLKEAIVEAKKTFLATAK, from the coding sequence ATGATCAGCATCAGACCAGACGAAATTAGCAGCATTATTAGCCAGCAAATTCAGCAATACGGTACAGAAGTTCAAGTTTCTAACGTTGGTACCGTGCTGCAAGTGGGCGACGGCATTGCCCGGATTTATGGCCTGGACAAAGTAATGGCAGGCGAACTGGTAGAGTTTGAAGACGGCACGATCGGCATCGCGCTCAACTTGGAAGAAGACAACGTTGGTGCGGTATTGATGGGCGAAGGTCGCAACCTGCAAGAAGGCAGCTCGGTAAAAGCTACCGGCAAAATCGCTCAAGTGCCGGTGGGAGACGCTTTGATCGGTCGCGTGGTGGATGCGCTCGGTCGTCCGCTCGACGGGAAAGGAGAAATCCACACATCGGAAAGCCGCTTGATCGAATCTCCCGCACCCGGTATCGTCGCTCGTCGATCGGTTTACGAACCCATGCAAACTGGGATTACCGCTATTGACGCGATGATTCCCATCGGTCGCGGTCAGCGCGAGCTGATTATCGGCGACCGTCAAACCGGTAAAACTTCGATCGCAGTTGACACGATCATCAACCAAAAGAGCGAAAACGTGATCTGCGTTTACGTTGCGATCGGTCAAAAAGCTTCCACAGTCGCCAACGTGGTCAACGTCCTCCAAGAGAGAGGAGCAATGGATTATACCATTGTGGTTGCCGCTAACGCCAACGACCCCGCCACTCTGCAATACCTCGCTCCCTACACCGGTGCCAGCATGGCCGAGTACTTTATGTACAAAGGCAAGCACACCCTGATCATTTACGACGACTTGTCCAAGCAAGCCCAAGCTTATCGTCAAATGTCCCTGTTGCTGCGTCGTCCGCCAGGACGGGAAGCTTATCCCGGAGATGTGTTCTACCTCCACTCCCGTTTGTTGGAACGCGCCGCTAAGTTGAGTAACGATCTGGGCGAAGGCAGTATGACCGCACTGCCGATCATCGAAACTCAAGCAGGTGACGTATCTGCCTACATCCCCACAAACGTGATTTCCATCACCGACGGTCAGATCTTCTTGACTTCCGACCTGTTCAACTCTGGCTTGCGTCCGGCAGTTAACCCAGGTATCTCGGTATCGCGGGTAGGTTCAGCCGCTCAAACTAAGGCTATGAAACAGGTGGCTGGTAAACTGAAGCTGGAACTGGCACAGTTTGATGATTTGGCAGCTTTCGCTCAGTTTGCTTCCGATTTGGATAAGGCTACTCAAGACCAGCTGTCCCGGGGTCAGCGCTTGCGCGAACTCTTGAAGCAACCTCAATATTCGCCGCTGTCAGTTGCCGAACAAGTGGCAGTTGTGTACGCTGGTTTGAATGGCTATTTGGATGACCTGGCTGTAGAACAGGTCGCTCCTTTTGCCCGGTCTCTACGGGAATATTTGAAAACCAGCAAGCCGAAGTATATCGAGCTGATTCAAACTGAGAAGAAGCTGGGTGATGAAGCAGAAAAGCTGCTGAAGGAAGCGATCGTCGAAGCTAAGAAGACCTTCCTGGCAACAGCCAAGTAA
- a CDS encoding F0F1 ATP synthase subunit gamma, translating into MANLKIIRDRIKSVKNTKKITEAMRLVAAAKVRRAQEQVIATRPFADALAQVLYGLQSRLRFEEANLPLLRQREVRSVGLLVVTGDRGLCGAYNTNVIRRAENRAKELKAEGRDYKFILVGRKAVQYFQRRNQPISATFSGLEQIPSAAEASQIADELLSLFLSESVDRVELVYTKFVSLISSRPVIQTLLPLDPQGLESSDDEIFRLTTKGGDFEVQRQKVSTEVRSFPRDMLFEQDPVQILDALLPLYLNNQLLRALQESAASELAARMTAMNNASDNATELIGSLTLSYNKARQASITQELLEVVAGAEALG; encoded by the coding sequence ATGGCAAATCTAAAAATAATTCGCGATCGCATTAAGTCGGTCAAAAACACCAAAAAAATCACAGAAGCAATGCGGTTAGTGGCAGCAGCTAAGGTGCGTCGCGCCCAAGAGCAAGTAATTGCCACTCGCCCCTTCGCCGATGCTTTGGCTCAAGTTCTCTACGGTTTGCAATCTCGCTTGCGGTTTGAAGAAGCGAACCTTCCCCTACTCAGACAAAGAGAAGTACGATCGGTAGGTCTGTTGGTAGTTACAGGCGATCGCGGTTTGTGCGGCGCTTACAACACCAACGTCATCCGTCGGGCCGAAAACCGTGCGAAGGAACTCAAAGCAGAAGGCCGCGACTACAAGTTTATCCTGGTAGGACGCAAAGCGGTTCAGTATTTCCAACGTCGCAACCAACCTATTAGCGCTACATTCTCCGGATTGGAACAAATTCCCTCGGCGGCGGAAGCTTCTCAAATTGCCGACGAACTGCTATCTTTGTTCCTTTCCGAGTCGGTGGATAGAGTTGAGTTGGTTTACACCAAGTTTGTATCTCTGATCAGCTCTCGACCGGTCATTCAAACCCTGCTTCCCCTCGACCCTCAAGGTTTGGAATCTTCAGATGATGAGATTTTCCGCCTCACCACCAAAGGTGGTGATTTCGAGGTGCAGCGGCAGAAAGTCAGCACCGAAGTCCGCAGTTTCCCCAGAGATATGCTGTTTGAGCAAGATCCTGTCCAAATTCTGGATGCGCTGCTGCCATTATACCTGAATAACCAATTGTTGCGGGCGCTGCAAGAGTCCGCTGCCAGCGAACTCGCCGCTAGGATGACGGCGATGAACAATGCCAGCGACAACGCCACCGAATTGATTGGTTCGCTCACCCTGTCGTACAATAAAGCACGGCAGGCATCAATCACGCAAGAATTGTTGGAAGTTGTGGCTGGTGCCGAAGCTCTAGGTTAG